In Modestobacter versicolor, a single genomic region encodes these proteins:
- a CDS encoding leucyl aminopeptidase — protein MPPTISATDRPLEKLSADAVVVGVGKGPNGLLTTPGADAVDRLLGGRLLAALADLGAQGAEDEVTKLPTFGQGPFPVVAVAGLGAPLPGGGYASEAVRRAAGAASRALTGRGAVVTLLAAVGGAPDAERLHAVGEGSLLGAYEFTAYKSELPASRPTPPASFELVVPDAGAAKAPLARVRAVADAVALVRDLVNTPPNDLYPAELAARGAAAGKKAGLSVEVLDEKALAAGGYGGVLAVGGGSSRGPRLLRLEYKGKKARTSVALVGKGITFDSGGISIKPALHMEDMKSDMAGAAAVIATVCLVAELGLPVDVTATVPIAENMPSGTAYRPADVVTFRNGRKAEITNTDAEGRVVLADAICRAVEDSPAYLLETSTLTGAQLVALGTRTAGVMGSEDLRDAVVAASTRSGEPMWAMPLPPELRRGLDSPIADLVNANADRMGGMLVGGHFLAEFVPAGLPWAHIDVAGPAYNTGSPWGYTPKGATGVPVRTLLATIEDLIAAAS, from the coding sequence GTGCCGCCGACGATCTCCGCCACCGACCGCCCGCTCGAGAAGCTCTCCGCCGACGCCGTCGTCGTCGGTGTGGGGAAGGGCCCGAACGGGCTGCTGACCACCCCCGGGGCCGACGCGGTCGACCGGCTGCTGGGAGGCCGGCTGCTCGCCGCGCTCGCCGACCTGGGTGCCCAGGGCGCCGAGGACGAGGTCACCAAGCTGCCCACCTTCGGCCAGGGCCCGTTCCCGGTGGTCGCCGTCGCCGGCCTCGGCGCGCCGCTGCCCGGTGGCGGCTACGCCTCGGAGGCCGTCCGCCGCGCGGCCGGCGCCGCCAGCCGCGCGCTGACCGGCCGCGGGGCGGTCGTCACCCTGCTCGCCGCGGTCGGCGGTGCGCCGGACGCCGAGCGGCTGCACGCGGTCGGCGAGGGCTCGCTGCTGGGCGCCTACGAGTTCACCGCCTACAAGTCCGAGCTGCCGGCATCCCGCCCCACGCCGCCGGCCTCCTTCGAGCTGGTCGTCCCGGACGCCGGTGCGGCCAAGGCCCCGCTGGCCCGGGTGCGCGCCGTGGCCGACGCCGTCGCGCTGGTGCGCGACCTGGTCAACACCCCGCCGAACGACCTGTACCCGGCCGAGCTCGCCGCCCGTGGCGCGGCCGCCGGCAAGAAGGCCGGGCTGTCGGTCGAGGTGCTCGACGAGAAGGCCCTCGCGGCCGGTGGGTACGGCGGCGTCCTGGCCGTCGGCGGCGGTTCCTCCCGCGGCCCGCGGCTGCTCCGCCTGGAGTACAAGGGCAAGAAGGCCAGGACCAGCGTCGCGCTGGTCGGCAAGGGCATCACCTTCGACAGCGGCGGCATCTCGATCAAGCCCGCGCTGCACATGGAGGACATGAAGAGCGACATGGCCGGCGCCGCCGCCGTGATCGCCACCGTCTGCCTGGTCGCCGAGCTGGGCCTGCCGGTCGACGTGACCGCCACCGTGCCGATCGCGGAGAACATGCCCAGCGGCACCGCCTACCGGCCGGCCGACGTGGTCACCTTCCGCAACGGCCGCAAGGCCGAGATCACCAACACCGACGCCGAGGGCCGGGTCGTGCTGGCCGACGCGATCTGCCGCGCGGTCGAGGACTCCCCCGCGTACCTGCTGGAGACCTCCACCCTGACCGGCGCCCAGCTGGTCGCGCTGGGCACCCGCACCGCCGGTGTGATGGGCAGCGAGGACCTGCGCGACGCCGTGGTCGCCGCCAGCACCCGCAGCGGCGAGCCGATGTGGGCGATGCCGCTGCCGCCGGAGCTGCGCCGCGGGCTGGACTCCCCGATCGCCGACCTGGTGAACGCCAACGCCGACCGGATGGGCGGGATGCTGGTGGGCGGGCACTTCCTGGCCGAGTTCGTGCCGGCCGGGCTGCCCTGGGCGCACATCGACGTGGCCGGGCCGGCCTACAACACCGGCTCGCCGTGGGGCTACACGCCCAAGGGCGCCACCGGCGTGCCGGTGCGCACCCTGCTGGCCACGATCGAGGACCTCATCGCCGCAGCGAGCTGA
- a CDS encoding oxidoreductase encodes MGLFSRLRGRRPRGGGGGDRRGTLDRASGSADLTHLEQFVATRRGVEGYVEPRTAVTETTILLVAADGEWTRRRIAGPDVARKLSRDLAVPVYDAQVTGYPQRMRDWSARQNGKLS; translated from the coding sequence ATGGGGCTGTTCAGCCGGCTGCGCGGACGCCGTCCACGAGGCGGGGGAGGCGGCGACCGGCGCGGGACGCTGGACCGCGCGTCCGGCTCCGCCGACCTCACCCACCTCGAGCAGTTCGTCGCGACCCGGCGCGGCGTCGAGGGGTACGTCGAGCCGCGCACCGCGGTCACCGAGACCACGATCCTGCTGGTCGCCGCCGACGGGGAGTGGACCCGCCGGCGCATCGCCGGGCCGGACGTGGCCCGGAAGCTGTCCCGCGACCTCGCCGTGCCCGTCTACGACGCCCAGGTCACCGGCTACCCGCAGCGGATGCGCGACTGGAGTGCCCGCCAGAACGGCAAGCTGAGCTGA
- the lpdA gene encoding dihydrolipoyl dehydrogenase, whose translation MSAPTTPADLVILGGGSGGYAAALRAAELDMSVVLIERDKVGGTCLHRGCIPTKALLHTAEVADNAREGEQFGVKSTLSGIDMDGVNAYKDGVISKNFKGLQGLIKSRGITIVEGEGRLVSPTAVQVGDQVYEGRHVLLATGSYARSLPGIEIDGTKVITSDHALKLDRVPSSAIILGGGVIGCEFASAWKSFGVDVTIVEGLPHLVPLEDESSSKLLERAFRRRKIEFSLGSRVSSVQTTADGVKVALENGKEFEAELVLVAVGRGPVSQGLGYEEAGVAMDRGYVLVDEYCQTNVPTISAVGDLIPTLQLAHVGFGEGILVAERLAGLPVVPIDYAGVPRVTYSEPEVASVGLTEAQAKEKYGEVEVATYDLAGNGRAAILKTAGAVKLIRAKDGAVVGVHMVGSRVGDMVAEAQLVYNWEALPEEVAQLIHPHPTLSEALGEAALVLAGKPLHAHT comes from the coding sequence GTGAGCGCACCGACCACCCCCGCTGACCTGGTCATCCTCGGTGGTGGCTCCGGTGGCTACGCCGCCGCGCTGCGCGCCGCGGAGCTCGACATGTCCGTCGTCCTAATCGAGCGCGACAAGGTCGGCGGCACCTGCCTGCACCGCGGCTGCATCCCGACGAAGGCGCTGCTGCACACCGCCGAGGTCGCCGACAACGCCCGCGAGGGCGAGCAGTTCGGCGTCAAGTCGACCCTCTCGGGCATCGACATGGACGGGGTGAACGCCTACAAGGACGGCGTCATCTCCAAGAACTTCAAGGGCCTGCAGGGCCTGATCAAGAGCCGCGGGATCACCATCGTCGAGGGCGAGGGCCGACTGGTCTCCCCCACCGCCGTCCAGGTCGGCGACCAGGTCTACGAGGGCCGCCACGTGCTGCTGGCCACCGGCTCCTACGCCCGTTCGCTGCCGGGCATCGAGATCGACGGCACCAAGGTCATCACCAGCGACCACGCGCTCAAGCTCGACCGCGTACCGAGCTCGGCGATCATCCTCGGCGGCGGCGTCATCGGCTGCGAGTTCGCGAGCGCCTGGAAGTCCTTCGGCGTCGACGTGACCATCGTCGAGGGCCTGCCGCACCTCGTGCCGCTGGAGGACGAGTCGTCCTCCAAGCTGCTCGAGCGCGCCTTCCGCCGCCGCAAGATCGAGTTCTCGCTGGGCAGCCGCGTCTCCAGCGTGCAGACCACCGCCGACGGCGTGAAGGTCGCCCTGGAGAACGGCAAGGAGTTCGAGGCCGAGCTGGTGCTCGTCGCCGTGGGCCGCGGCCCGGTCAGCCAGGGCCTGGGCTACGAGGAGGCCGGCGTCGCGATGGACCGCGGCTACGTCCTCGTCGACGAGTACTGCCAGACCAACGTGCCGACCATCTCCGCCGTCGGTGACCTGATCCCGACCCTGCAGCTGGCACACGTCGGCTTCGGCGAGGGGATCCTGGTGGCCGAGCGGCTGGCCGGGCTGCCGGTCGTGCCGATCGACTACGCCGGGGTCCCGCGGGTCACCTACTCCGAGCCCGAGGTCGCCTCGGTCGGCCTCACCGAGGCCCAGGCCAAGGAGAAGTACGGCGAGGTCGAGGTCGCCACCTACGACCTGGCCGGCAACGGCCGCGCGGCGATCCTGAAGACCGCCGGCGCGGTGAAGCTGATCCGCGCCAAGGACGGCGCCGTGGTCGGCGTGCACATGGTGGGCAGCCGGGTCGGCGACATGGTCGCCGAGGCCCAGCTCGTCTACAACTGGGAGGCCCTCCCCGAGGAGGTCGCCCAGCTGATCCACCCGCACCCGACGCTCAGCGAGGCGCTCGGCGAGGCCGCCCTGGTGCTGGCCGGCAAGCCGCTGCACGCGCACACCTGA
- the sucB gene encoding 2-oxoglutarate dehydrogenase, E2 component, dihydrolipoamide succinyltransferase has product MPTSVTMPALGESVTEGTVTRWLKQEGDQVEVDEPLLEVSTDKVDTEIPSPAAGVLTKIVVAEDETVEVGAELAVIGGDAGGDGAAPAQEAPAQEAPAQEAPAEELPAQEAPAAQEAPAPAQAEEPAPAASSGGDSGGSSGGGSGGGEGTKVTMPALGESVTEGTVTRWLKAVGDEVSADEPLLEVSTDKVDTEIPSPVSGTLLSISVNEDETVEVGAELAVIGAAGGSSAPAAPAAPAEPQGQSPAPAEEAPAPAPQEAQPTPVQAKTDTGQPGADYGSSGTMPTQSPTDQPSPAEAVAPASRPAAPAPSGDGAGAYVTPLVRRLAADQGVDLSTVEGTGVGGRIRKQDVLAAAEKAKQPAPAAASSSAPAAGRTPSPAAQPDSALRGRTEKMSRLRTVIAKRMVESLEISAQLTTVVEADVTRIAKLRDQVKADFAAREGVKLSFLPFFAKAAVEALKAHPSVNSSVDMAAGTVTYHDAENLGIAVDTERGLLVPVIQGAGDLSIAGIARKIADLAERTRSNKVTPDELGGGTFTLTNTGSRGALFDTPIINQPQVAILGVGSVVKRPVVVQDPDLGEVIAVRSMVYLALTYDHRIVDGADAARFLTTVRERLEAGQFHGELGLS; this is encoded by the coding sequence ATGCCGACGTCCGTCACCATGCCCGCCCTGGGCGAGAGCGTCACCGAGGGCACGGTCACCCGATGGCTGAAGCAGGAGGGTGACCAGGTCGAGGTCGACGAGCCGCTCCTCGAGGTCTCCACCGACAAGGTGGACACCGAGATCCCCTCCCCCGCTGCCGGTGTGCTCACCAAGATCGTGGTCGCGGAGGACGAGACCGTCGAGGTGGGCGCCGAGCTGGCGGTCATCGGCGGGGACGCCGGCGGCGACGGTGCCGCACCGGCCCAGGAGGCACCGGCGCAGGAGGCACCGGCGCAGGAGGCACCGGCCGAGGAGCTCCCGGCCCAGGAGGCACCCGCGGCCCAGGAGGCGCCTGCCCCGGCTCAGGCCGAGGAGCCGGCGCCGGCCGCCTCGTCGGGTGGTGACTCCGGTGGCTCGTCCGGTGGTGGCTCTGGTGGTGGCGAGGGCACCAAGGTGACCATGCCGGCCCTGGGCGAGAGCGTCACCGAGGGCACGGTCACCCGGTGGCTGAAGGCCGTCGGCGACGAGGTCTCCGCCGACGAGCCGCTGCTCGAGGTGTCGACCGACAAGGTCGACACCGAGATCCCCTCCCCCGTCTCGGGCACCCTGCTGTCGATCTCGGTGAACGAGGACGAGACCGTCGAGGTCGGCGCGGAGCTCGCCGTCATCGGTGCGGCCGGCGGCTCCTCCGCACCGGCTGCTCCGGCCGCCCCGGCCGAGCCGCAGGGCCAGTCGCCCGCGCCCGCCGAGGAGGCCCCGGCCCCCGCTCCGCAGGAGGCCCAGCCGACCCCGGTGCAGGCCAAGACGGACACCGGCCAGCCCGGCGCTGACTACGGCTCCAGCGGCACGATGCCCACCCAGTCGCCGACCGACCAGCCCTCGCCGGCCGAGGCGGTCGCCCCGGCCTCGCGCCCGGCGGCCCCGGCTCCCTCCGGTGACGGCGCCGGTGCGTACGTGACCCCGCTGGTCCGCCGGCTCGCCGCCGACCAGGGCGTCGACCTGAGCACCGTCGAGGGCACCGGCGTCGGCGGCCGGATCCGCAAGCAGGACGTCCTCGCCGCCGCCGAGAAGGCCAAGCAGCCGGCACCCGCCGCTGCCTCCTCCTCGGCTCCGGCCGCCGGGCGCACCCCGTCGCCGGCTGCCCAGCCGGACTCGGCGCTGCGCGGCCGCACGGAGAAGATGTCGCGGCTGCGGACGGTCATCGCCAAGCGGATGGTCGAGTCGCTGGAGATCAGCGCGCAGCTGACCACCGTCGTCGAGGCCGACGTCACCCGGATCGCGAAGCTGCGCGACCAGGTGAAGGCCGACTTCGCCGCCCGCGAGGGCGTCAAGCTGTCGTTCCTGCCGTTCTTCGCCAAGGCGGCCGTCGAGGCGCTGAAGGCCCACCCGTCGGTCAACTCCTCGGTGGACATGGCGGCCGGCACGGTCACCTACCACGACGCGGAGAACCTCGGCATCGCCGTCGACACCGAGCGCGGGCTGCTCGTCCCGGTGATCCAGGGCGCCGGTGATCTCAGCATCGCCGGCATCGCCCGGAAGATCGCCGACCTGGCGGAGCGGACCCGCTCCAACAAGGTCACCCCGGACGAGCTCGGTGGCGGCACCTTCACGCTGACCAACACCGGCAGCCGGGGCGCGCTGTTCGACACCCCGATCATCAACCAGCCGCAGGTCGCGATCCTCGGCGTCGGCTCGGTGGTGAAGCGCCCGGTCGTCGTGCAGGACCCCGACCTCGGTGAGGTCATCGCGGTGCGGTCGATGGTCTACCTGGCCCTGACCTACGACCACCGGATCGTCGACGGTGCGGACGCCGCGCGCTTCCTCACCACGGTGCGGGAGCGGCTGGAGGCCGGTCAGTTCCACGGCGAGCTCGGCCTGTCCTGA
- a CDS encoding TIGR01777 family oxidoreductase: MKVAVTGSSGLIGPELVRALRTEGHEVLRLVRRTPRTADEHRWEPAHHRIPPGLLDDVDAVVNLAGVGVADRPWTAKRKREVLASRVDSTATVSQALAQAVAAAPGRERVLLSASAVGWYGDTGDRVVDETVPAGDDFLARVCVEWEAATGPAVAAGVRVATLRTGLVLARGGLLGRLLPLFRLGLGAQLGNGRQYMPWISLRDEVDAIVFLLTAPVSGPVNLTAPEPVTNSVFTEALASAVHRRAFLTAPATVMRLGLGELARVALLSGQRAVPAALQQAGFAHTHPDLPSALQAVVAGR; the protein is encoded by the coding sequence ATGAAGGTCGCCGTCACCGGCTCCTCCGGCCTGATCGGACCCGAGCTGGTCCGCGCGCTGCGCACGGAGGGGCACGAGGTGCTGCGGCTGGTCCGGCGCACCCCGCGGACCGCGGACGAGCACCGCTGGGAACCGGCCCACCACCGCATCCCGCCGGGCCTGCTCGACGACGTCGACGCGGTGGTCAACCTGGCCGGCGTCGGGGTGGCGGACCGGCCGTGGACGGCCAAGCGCAAGCGCGAGGTGCTCGCCAGCCGGGTCGACAGCACGGCCACGGTGAGCCAGGCGCTCGCCCAGGCGGTGGCTGCCGCCCCGGGGCGGGAGCGGGTGCTGCTGTCGGCCTCCGCCGTCGGCTGGTACGGCGACACCGGCGACCGGGTCGTCGACGAGACGGTCCCCGCGGGCGACGACTTCCTCGCCCGGGTCTGCGTGGAGTGGGAGGCGGCGACCGGCCCGGCCGTGGCGGCCGGCGTTCGGGTCGCGACGCTGCGCACCGGGCTGGTGCTCGCCCGGGGCGGCCTGCTCGGCCGGCTGCTGCCGCTCTTCCGGCTCGGGCTCGGTGCCCAGCTGGGCAACGGCCGGCAGTACATGCCGTGGATCAGCCTGCGCGACGAGGTCGACGCGATCGTCTTCCTGCTCACCGCCCCGGTGTCCGGGCCGGTCAACCTGACCGCGCCCGAGCCGGTGACCAACTCCGTCTTCACCGAGGCGCTCGCCTCGGCCGTGCACCGACGGGCGTTCCTCACCGCTCCCGCCACCGTCATGCGGCTCGGCCTCGGTGAGCTGGCCCGGGTCGCGCTGCTCTCCGGGCAGCGCGCGGTGCCGGCGGCGCTGCAGCAGGCCGGGTTCGCGCACACCCACCCCGACCTCCCCTCGGCGCTGCAGGCCGTCGTCGCCGGCAGGTGA
- a CDS encoding serine/threonine-protein kinase: MPVQPVPPAAPVVPGHVLEELLGRGGSGQVWRARPRDGGPPVAVKVLVRGDPERQEREAALLAELDHPHLVRLLDVVRHEVRGGTAEVALVLELLAGGSLAALLARRGRLRAGEVVTTVAPVAAALAHAHDRGVVHGDLSPGNVVFTAEGRPVLTDLGTARLVGDTARAEVTPAYVDPVVARGGAPGPASDVFGVAAAAFHALTGIAPWNAADPRGTLAVAAVGELPDLALLAPEAPAELLRVIRRGLSPDPHLRGSAAAFALDLRHACRPEPVRLPVAGVPDAELGRTGLGPRTELTHQVPGLRPRAAHAAPPAPSRLGRVRAGLAVRLPVPGADGLGSALRGVLRRSAVVAGVLVAVGAGLAGAAWAGASWGGQPAGAVPVAGSAPAPGPVGAAEKTVPAGPPAVAEPDDAPEPDGRAEPDGAGQTAGPGAEPAPAATPTDAAGWAALLTELYARRASAFATADPAVLNGVYPAGSPLLDRDTAAVTALRADGRVLAGFAPRVQEVVAVAPGADGRVELRVVDDLPGYRVVPAADPGAAAASEVAGRGAEQVRMVLEQTAAGWRISDARVEP, translated from the coding sequence ATGCCTGTGCAGCCGGTCCCGCCCGCGGCCCCCGTCGTGCCCGGCCACGTGCTGGAGGAGCTGCTCGGCCGGGGCGGCTCAGGGCAGGTGTGGCGGGCGCGGCCCCGCGACGGCGGGCCGCCGGTCGCGGTCAAGGTGCTGGTGCGCGGCGACCCCGAGCGCCAGGAGCGGGAGGCCGCGCTGCTGGCCGAGCTGGACCACCCGCACCTGGTCCGGCTGCTCGACGTGGTGCGGCACGAGGTCCGCGGCGGCACTGCCGAGGTCGCCCTGGTGCTGGAGCTGCTGGCCGGTGGGAGCCTGGCCGCGCTGCTCGCCCGCAGGGGACGGCTCCGGGCCGGGGAGGTGGTCACCACCGTCGCCCCGGTGGCCGCGGCACTCGCCCACGCGCACGACCGGGGGGTCGTGCACGGCGACCTCTCCCCGGGGAACGTGGTCTTCACCGCCGAGGGCCGACCGGTGCTCACCGACCTGGGCACCGCGCGGCTGGTCGGCGACACGGCGCGGGCGGAGGTGACCCCTGCCTACGTCGACCCGGTCGTGGCGCGCGGCGGCGCCCCCGGCCCGGCCTCGGACGTGTTCGGGGTGGCGGCCGCGGCGTTCCACGCCCTCACCGGCATCGCGCCGTGGAACGCGGCCGACCCCCGCGGGACGCTGGCGGTGGCTGCTGTCGGGGAGCTCCCCGACCTGGCCCTGCTGGCGCCGGAGGCGCCCGCAGAGCTGCTGCGGGTGATCCGCCGGGGGCTGTCGCCGGACCCGCACCTGCGGGGCTCGGCCGCCGCCTTCGCCCTGGACCTGCGGCACGCCTGCCGGCCGGAGCCGGTGCGGCTGCCGGTGGCCGGGGTGCCCGATGCCGAGCTGGGCCGCACCGGTCTCGGGCCGCGGACCGAGCTGACCCACCAGGTGCCCGGGCTGCGCCCACGGGCCGCGCACGCCGCGCCGCCGGCACCGTCGCGGCTGGGCCGGGTGCGGGCCGGCCTCGCCGTTCGCCTCCCCGTGCCCGGGGCGGACGGCCTGGGCAGTGCGCTGCGCGGCGTCCTTCGGCGCTCGGCCGTGGTCGCCGGGGTGCTGGTGGCCGTGGGCGCCGGGCTGGCCGGTGCTGCCTGGGCGGGTGCCTCGTGGGGTGGCCAGCCGGCCGGGGCCGTGCCGGTCGCCGGATCGGCACCCGCGCCCGGTCCGGTGGGCGCAGCGGAGAAGACGGTCCCCGCCGGCCCTCCCGCAGTGGCAGAGCCGGACGACGCGCCCGAGCCGGACGGCCGGGCCGAGCCGGACGGCGCGGGGCAGACGGCGGGTCCGGGCGCTGAGCCGGCCCCGGCCGCCACCCCGACGGACGCCGCCGGGTGGGCTGCCCTGCTCACCGAGCTCTACGCGCGCCGGGCGTCCGCCTTCGCCACCGCCGACCCCGCGGTGCTCAACGGCGTCTACCCGGCGGGCAGCCCGCTCCTGGACAGGGACACCGCAGCCGTCACCGCGCTCCGGGCCGACGGCCGGGTCCTGGCCGGGTTCGCCCCGCGGGTGCAGGAGGTCGTCGCGGTCGCCCCAGGAGCGGACGGGCGGGTCGAGCTGCGGGTGGTCGACGATCTGCCCGGCTACCGCGTGGTCCCGGCCGCCGACCCGGGTGCCGCCGCGGCGAGCGAGGTCGCCGGCCGCGGAGCGGAGCAGGTGCGCATGGTGCTGGAGCAGACCGCCGCCGGCTGGCGGATCAGCGACGCCCGGGTGGAGCCGTGA
- a CDS encoding protoporphyrinogen/coproporphyrinogen oxidase translates to MSLPSRAEVVVVGAGLAGLSAATRLAAAGRDVHLVDAAEHAGGRLATSRVDGFLVDRGFQVLNTGYPRVADLDLPALDLGWFWTGAVVRVDGRAHRFVDPRQHPTALPATLRTPLGGPHRLAALGAFSARAGYAPVSRLLTAPERSAAEHLRSAGVGEQALETFLRPFLAGVLLEDRLETSSRYLDLVWRSFVRGRVGLPARGMQSVGEQLAGRLPAGRVHLGTRVTAVDGRSVTTGAGTTVADAVVVATDPDTAAGLLPGLQAAAPRQVTTHLHVLPASPWQAPLIVLGAPGGQLVNTVVVSDAQPAYSPDGRALVASSTLSPTREAGVRTEIARTHDVAETDLEHLTTVTVLGAQPAATPPLQHRRPVDLGDGLFVCGDHRDTPSIQGAMASGARTARAVLRRLSRSAAPASDRGPA, encoded by the coding sequence ATGTCACTGCCCTCCCGCGCCGAGGTGGTCGTGGTCGGCGCCGGCCTCGCCGGTCTGTCCGCTGCCACGCGGCTGGCCGCCGCCGGACGCGACGTGCACCTGGTCGACGCGGCCGAGCACGCCGGTGGCCGGCTGGCGACCTCGCGGGTCGACGGCTTCCTGGTCGACCGCGGCTTCCAGGTGCTGAACACCGGCTACCCGCGGGTCGCCGACCTGGACCTCCCGGCGCTGGACCTCGGCTGGTTCTGGACCGGGGCCGTCGTGCGGGTCGACGGGCGGGCGCACCGGTTCGTCGACCCGCGGCAGCACCCGACCGCCCTGCCGGCGACGCTGCGCACGCCGCTGGGCGGCCCGCACCGGCTGGCCGCGCTCGGCGCCTTCTCCGCCCGGGCCGGCTACGCCCCGGTCTCCCGGCTGCTCACCGCGCCCGAACGCTCGGCGGCCGAGCACCTCCGCTCGGCCGGGGTCGGCGAGCAGGCGCTGGAGACGTTCCTCCGCCCGTTCCTCGCCGGGGTGCTGCTGGAGGACCGCCTGGAGACCTCCAGCCGGTACCTGGACCTGGTCTGGCGCAGCTTCGTCCGCGGCCGGGTCGGGCTCCCCGCCCGCGGCATGCAGTCCGTCGGCGAGCAGCTGGCCGGACGGCTCCCCGCCGGGCGGGTGCACCTGGGCACCCGGGTCACCGCGGTCGACGGCCGGTCAGTCACCACCGGTGCCGGGACGACGGTGGCGGACGCCGTCGTGGTGGCCACCGACCCCGACACCGCGGCCGGGCTGCTGCCGGGCCTGCAGGCCGCCGCGCCCCGGCAGGTCACCACCCACCTGCACGTGCTGCCGGCCTCGCCATGGCAGGCGCCGCTCATCGTGCTCGGCGCACCCGGCGGGCAGCTGGTCAACACCGTCGTGGTCTCCGACGCCCAGCCCGCCTACAGCCCCGACGGCCGGGCCCTGGTCGCCAGCTCGACGCTCTCCCCCACCCGTGAGGCCGGCGTCCGCACCGAGATCGCCCGCACCCACGACGTGGCGGAGACCGACCTCGAGCACCTGACCACCGTCACCGTGCTCGGCGCCCAGCCGGCCGCCACTCCCCCGCTGCAGCACCGGCGGCCGGTCGACCTGGGCGACGGGTTGTTCGTCTGCGGCGACCACCGGGACACCCCGTCGATCCAGGGTGCGATGGCCAGCGGCGCCCGGACGGCGCGGGCCGTGCTGCGGAGGCTCAGCCGGTCTGCGGCACCGGCGAGCGACCGGGGGCCGGCCTGA
- a CDS encoding peptidase E has protein sequence MAATAPTVLATSIGFDSRGRGPTDWAPGPVFDLAFQLAGDPVRPRICHLATATGDDPARVAGFYGAFAGRDVAVSHLSLFPMPTVADVRAHLLAQDVVWVGGGSVANLLAVWRVHGLDEVFREVWQAGVVLGGVSAGSLCWHVGGTTDSFGPDLRPVTDGLGLLPFSNSVHHDSEPRRRPLYQRLVADGTLPAGHATDDGVGLVYRGTDLVEAVADRPGAAAYRVEPGPDGTAVETRVAPRRLR, from the coding sequence ATGGCCGCGACCGCACCCACCGTGCTGGCCACCAGCATCGGCTTCGACTCCCGTGGCCGCGGGCCCACCGACTGGGCTCCCGGCCCGGTGTTCGACCTGGCCTTCCAGCTCGCCGGCGACCCGGTGCGCCCGCGGATCTGCCACCTCGCCACCGCCACCGGCGACGACCCGGCCCGCGTCGCCGGGTTCTACGGCGCGTTCGCCGGCCGCGACGTCGCCGTCTCGCACCTGAGCCTGTTCCCGATGCCGACGGTCGCCGACGTCCGCGCCCACCTGCTGGCCCAGGACGTGGTGTGGGTGGGCGGCGGCAGCGTGGCCAACCTGCTCGCCGTCTGGCGGGTGCACGGCCTGGACGAGGTGTTCCGCGAGGTGTGGCAGGCCGGGGTGGTGCTCGGCGGGGTGTCGGCCGGCTCGCTGTGCTGGCACGTCGGGGGCACCACCGACAGCTTCGGCCCGGACCTGCGACCGGTCACCGACGGGCTGGGGCTGCTGCCGTTCAGCAACAGCGTGCACCACGACTCCGAGCCCCGGCGGCGCCCGCTCTACCAGCGGCTGGTGGCCGACGGGACGCTGCCGGCCGGGCACGCCACCGACGACGGCGTCGGCCTGGTGTACCGCGGCACCGACCTGGTGGAGGCCGTCGCCGACCGCCCCGGCGCGGCCGCCTACCGGGTCGAACCCGGGCCCGACGGCACCGCGGTCGAGACCCGGGTGGCACCCCGGCGGCTGCGTTGA
- the lipB gene encoding lipoyl(octanoyl) transferase LipB, giving the protein MSELRVVRAGTVPYEDAWAWQRELHEARVAGTGPDTLLLLEHPPVYTAGKRTEPHERPFDGTPVIDVDRGGKITWHGPGQLVGYPIVALPDPVDVVAHVRRMEQALMGVCSALGVATEQVEGRSGVWVRADDRGPDRKVAAIGVRVARGVTMHGFALNCDPDMAAFTNMVPCGIPDAGATSLSAELGRDVPVAEVIDTVEQAMREVLGAPVPAR; this is encoded by the coding sequence GTGAGCGAACTGCGAGTGGTGCGGGCGGGCACGGTCCCCTACGAGGACGCGTGGGCGTGGCAGCGCGAGCTGCACGAGGCGCGCGTGGCGGGCACCGGTCCGGACACGTTGCTCCTGCTGGAGCACCCGCCGGTCTACACCGCCGGCAAGCGGACCGAGCCGCACGAGCGGCCCTTCGACGGCACGCCGGTCATCGACGTCGACCGCGGCGGCAAGATCACCTGGCACGGTCCCGGCCAGCTGGTCGGCTACCCGATCGTCGCGCTGCCCGACCCGGTTGACGTGGTCGCCCACGTCCGCCGGATGGAGCAGGCGCTGATGGGCGTCTGCTCTGCCCTGGGCGTGGCCACCGAGCAGGTGGAGGGCCGCAGCGGCGTGTGGGTGCGCGCCGACGACCGGGGCCCCGACCGCAAGGTCGCCGCGATCGGGGTGCGGGTCGCCCGGGGCGTCACCATGCACGGCTTCGCGCTCAACTGCGATCCCGACATGGCGGCCTTCACCAACATGGTCCCGTGCGGCATCCCCGACGCCGGCGCCACCTCGCTCAGCGCCGAGCTCGGCCGCGACGTGCCGGTGGCCGAGGTCATCGACACCGTCGAGCAGGCGATGCGCGAGGTCCTGGGCGCCCCCGTCCCCGCCCGCTGA